The bacterium genome has a window encoding:
- a CDS encoding pantetheine-phosphate adenylyltransferase: MSGTTQRVAIYPGSFDPITNGHEDIVRRGLRFVDRIIVAVAHRSTQAKQGLFTIEERVQMIREVFADEPRVEVKEFEGLLVEFARREGAPLIIRGLRAVSDFEYEFQMALMNRQLWPEVETLFLAPDVQYSFLSASLVREIASLGGDVSDLVAPPVLARLNEKYAGARHGS; this comes from the coding sequence ATGAGTGGAACGACCCAGCGCGTCGCGATCTATCCCGGCTCGTTCGACCCGATCACGAACGGTCACGAGGACATCGTGAGGCGCGGCCTGCGCTTCGTGGATCGCATCATCGTGGCCGTCGCGCACCGGTCTACCCAGGCGAAGCAGGGGCTCTTCACCATCGAAGAGCGGGTCCAGATGATCCGCGAGGTCTTCGCGGACGAGCCGCGCGTCGAGGTGAAGGAGTTCGAGGGCCTGCTCGTCGAGTTCGCTCGCCGGGAGGGCGCGCCGCTGATCATCCGGGGCCTGCGGGCCGTCTCGGATTTCGAGTACGAGTTCCAGATGGCTCTGATGAACCGGCAGCTCTGGCCGGAAGTGGAGACACTCTTCCTGGCGCCCGACGTGCAGTACTCGTTCCTGTCCGCCTCGCTGGTGCGGGAGATCGCGTCGTTGGGGGGTGATGTGAGCGACCTTGTCGCGCCGCCGGTGCTGGCGCGGCTGAACGAGAAGTATGCGGGCGCACGCCATGGCTCATGA
- a CDS encoding MBL fold metallo-hydrolase, which yields MRRTRTLGKCRLHALEAGLQRLDGGAMFGVVPKPLWQKRIPADGRNRIPLALRCLLIETPDALVLVDNGVGNKEDAKFRDIYGVDNAGSPTRLEDALRDAGFTPEDVDIVINTHLHFDHAGGNTYRDAEGAIRLSFPRARYVVQAGEWEWAHSGNERVRASYLPHNFDPVHAAGRFEFVSGEHEVVPGVRLVPTPGHTPHHQCVLVQSEGETACFLADLVPTSAHLPLPWIMGYDVEPLVTLETKRWVLKRAREEGWLLIFEHDPVVPWGRLDPAEERPTLLPES from the coding sequence CTGCGGCGGACGCGGACGCTGGGGAAGTGCCGCCTGCACGCGCTGGAAGCCGGGCTGCAGCGGCTGGACGGCGGGGCGATGTTCGGCGTGGTCCCGAAGCCGTTGTGGCAGAAGCGGATCCCGGCAGATGGGCGGAACCGCATCCCGCTCGCCTTGCGCTGCCTGCTCATCGAGACGCCGGACGCGCTGGTGCTGGTGGACAACGGCGTGGGCAACAAGGAAGACGCCAAGTTCCGGGACATCTACGGCGTGGACAACGCCGGCTCGCCGACGCGCCTGGAGGACGCGCTGCGGGATGCGGGGTTCACGCCGGAGGACGTGGACATCGTCATCAACACGCATCTGCACTTCGATCACGCGGGCGGCAACACGTACCGGGACGCGGAGGGCGCGATCCGGCTCTCGTTCCCGCGGGCGCGTTACGTGGTGCAGGCCGGCGAGTGGGAGTGGGCGCATTCGGGCAACGAGCGGGTGCGTGCGAGTTACCTGCCGCACAACTTCGACCCCGTGCACGCCGCCGGGCGTTTCGAGTTCGTGAGCGGCGAGCACGAGGTGGTTCCGGGGGTGCGGCTGGTGCCGACGCCCGGCCACACGCCGCATCACCAGTGCGTGCTCGTTCAGTCGGAAGGCGAGACGGCGTGTTTCCTGGCGGACCTGGTGCCGACGTCGGCGCACCTGCCGCTACCGTGGATCATGGGCTACGACGTGGAGCCGCTGGTGACGCTGGAGACCAAGCGGTGGGTGCTGAAGCGGGCGCGGGAAGAGGGCTGGCTGCTGATCTTCGAGCACGACCCGGTGGTGCCGTGGGGCAGGCTCGACCCGGCGGAGGAACGCCCCACGCTGTTGCCTGAGTCCTAG
- a CDS encoding redox-sensing transcriptional repressor Rex encodes MRKVSDSTVTRLSLYLRILSELNEQGLGTVSSEELARRAGTTAAQVRKDLSFFGTFGKRGLGYSVPDLVERLRAILGLGRQWRVALVGAGKIGAALFGYQDFRRQGFHIVAVFDADERKVGQRWDGLRVLPAESMEEVLRAEGIEIVIVAVPAEAAQGVVDRVVAAGVRGILNFAPTKLDVPPDVALKSVNMTVELEGLSYALSNGERGGARWRGTRTDRR; translated from the coding sequence ATGAGGAAGGTATCGGACTCCACCGTCACCCGCCTGTCGCTGTACCTCCGGATCCTCAGCGAGTTGAACGAGCAGGGGCTGGGCACCGTTTCGAGCGAGGAGTTGGCGCGGCGGGCGGGCACGACGGCGGCGCAGGTGAGGAAGGACCTGTCGTTCTTCGGGACGTTCGGCAAGCGAGGTCTGGGGTATTCGGTGCCGGATCTCGTGGAGCGGTTGCGCGCGATCCTGGGGCTCGGGCGGCAGTGGCGGGTGGCGCTGGTGGGGGCGGGGAAGATCGGAGCGGCGTTGTTCGGGTATCAGGATTTCCGGCGGCAGGGTTTCCACATCGTCGCGGTGTTCGACGCGGACGAGCGGAAGGTGGGGCAGCGCTGGGACGGGCTCCGGGTGCTCCCGGCGGAGAGCATGGAGGAGGTGTTGCGGGCGGAGGGGATCGAGATCGTCATCGTTGCGGTTCCGGCGGAGGCGGCGCAAGGTGTGGTGGATCGGGTGGTGGCGGCGGGGGTTCGCGGGATCCTGAACTTCGCGCCGACGAAGCTGGACGTCCCGCCGGATGTCGCGTTGAAGAGCGTGAACATGACGGTGGAACTGGAGGGCTTGTCGTACGCGTTGTCGAACGGGGAGCGGGGTGGCGCGCGGTGGCGGGGCACGCGTACGGATCGGAGATGA
- the pta gene encoding phosphate acetyltransferase, with translation MNAFLEQLPVRAAALRRRIVFAEGHDERIIHAIARLQRAGVMQVIALSSRPEELRRAVDAAEGDGDGVIVVDPARDDRREHYADALLERRKHRGMTRAEALERVSQPLYFAAMMVCAGEADGSVAGAAYPTAEVLRAALWCVGPAPGIETISSSFYMVVPPFRGTREPEVLTFTDAGVVPEPGARQLADIAQAAVEARRKIVGDEPRVAFLSYSTKGSATGESVQRVREALNLFRERMPDVVADGELQADAALIPAVATRKGADVGLAGTANVLVFPDLDAGNIAYKLVQRLARAEALGPIIQGLARPCNDLSRGASVDDIVHVACITALLA, from the coding sequence ATGAACGCGTTCCTCGAGCAGCTCCCCGTACGTGCGGCGGCGCTGCGGCGACGGATCGTGTTCGCGGAAGGGCACGACGAGAGGATCATCCACGCCATTGCCCGGCTCCAGCGCGCTGGCGTCATGCAGGTCATCGCGTTGAGTTCGCGACCGGAGGAGCTGCGGCGGGCGGTGGATGCGGCTGAGGGGGACGGCGACGGCGTCATCGTGGTGGATCCGGCGCGGGACGACCGACGCGAACACTACGCCGACGCGCTGCTCGAGCGCCGCAAGCACCGTGGCATGACGCGCGCGGAAGCGCTGGAGCGGGTGAGCCAGCCGCTCTACTTCGCGGCGATGATGGTGTGCGCGGGGGAGGCGGACGGATCGGTGGCGGGCGCGGCGTACCCGACGGCGGAGGTGCTGCGCGCCGCGCTGTGGTGCGTGGGGCCGGCGCCCGGAATCGAGACGATCTCGTCCTCGTTCTACATGGTCGTGCCGCCGTTCAGGGGGACGCGGGAGCCGGAGGTCCTGACGTTCACGGATGCGGGGGTGGTGCCGGAGCCCGGGGCGCGTCAGCTCGCGGACATCGCGCAGGCGGCGGTGGAGGCGCGTCGGAAGATCGTGGGAGACGAGCCGCGCGTCGCGTTCCTCTCGTACTCGACCAAGGGCAGCGCCACGGGAGAGAGCGTGCAGCGCGTGCGGGAAGCCCTGAACCTGTTCCGTGAGCGGATGCCGGATGTGGTGGCGGACGGCGAGCTCCAGGCGGATGCGGCACTGATCCCGGCTGTCGCGACCCGGAAGGGGGCGGATGTGGGGCTGGCGGGGACGGCGAACGTGCTGGTCTTCCCGGACCTGGACGCGGGGAACATCGCGTACAAGCTGGTGCAGCGGCTGGCCCGGGCGGAGGCGTTGGGGCCGATCATCCAGGGTCTCGCGCGGCCCTGCAACGACCTCTCCCGCGGGGCGAGCGTGGACGACATCGTCCACGTGGCGTGCATCACGGCGCTGCTGGCGTGA
- a CDS encoding MFS transporter — protein sequence MQTVAAAPQGRTARLLAALGLQRRELRSWAMYDWANSAFITTIGAAVLPIYYSRVAAGDLSPVQATAYWGYTNSIALAIIAFASPVLGAMGDYLGAKKRFLAAFMLVGVIASAGLYFVQRGDWLLASALYVVGSIGFTGSLVFADSLLPHIARPDEIDRVSTAGYALGYLGGGVLLAINALMIAQPAVFGLADAAVASRVSFLTVAAWWLVFSVPVLRNVPEPPRRVDAGEALHGNPFAAAFGRLRTTFREIRQYRETFRFLLAFWLYIDGIHTIQRLAVIYGTELGLGQGTLIGALLLVQFIGIPCSFLFGALASRIGTRRGIDLALGVYTLIAVFGYFVREAWHFWALAFVVGLVQGGAQALSRSFYATMIPRAKSSEFFGFFSVSERFAGIVGPAVFGLVGMLTGSSRFGILALMAFFVSGMVVLSRVDEAEGRRAAAAADAALSSSTSSVIGR from the coding sequence ATGCAGACCGTGGCCGCAGCGCCGCAGGGCCGCACTGCCCGCCTGCTCGCCGCTCTCGGCCTCCAGCGCAGGGAGCTGCGGAGCTGGGCGATGTACGACTGGGCGAACTCCGCGTTCATCACGACCATCGGCGCGGCGGTCCTGCCCATCTACTACAGCCGGGTCGCCGCCGGCGACCTCAGCCCCGTCCAGGCGACCGCGTACTGGGGCTACACGAACTCGATCGCGCTCGCGATCATCGCCTTCGCCTCCCCGGTGCTGGGCGCGATGGGCGACTACCTCGGCGCCAAGAAACGGTTCCTCGCCGCGTTCATGCTGGTGGGCGTCATCGCATCCGCCGGCCTCTACTTCGTGCAGCGCGGCGACTGGCTGCTCGCTTCGGCGCTCTACGTCGTCGGCAGCATCGGCTTCACCGGCTCCCTGGTCTTCGCGGATTCGCTGCTGCCCCACATCGCGCGCCCGGACGAGATCGATCGCGTCTCCACCGCAGGCTACGCGCTGGGTTACCTCGGCGGCGGCGTGCTGCTGGCGATCAATGCGCTCATGATCGCGCAGCCCGCCGTGTTCGGGCTCGCGGATGCGGCCGTCGCGAGTCGCGTGTCCTTCCTCACCGTCGCGGCCTGGTGGCTGGTCTTTTCCGTCCCGGTCTTGCGGAACGTGCCCGAGCCGCCCCGACGGGTGGACGCCGGGGAAGCGCTCCACGGCAACCCCTTCGCCGCAGCGTTCGGCCGACTGCGCACGACGTTCCGCGAGATCCGCCAGTATCGAGAGACGTTCCGGTTCCTGCTCGCGTTCTGGCTCTACATCGACGGGATCCACACCATCCAGCGACTCGCCGTGATCTACGGGACCGAGCTGGGCCTCGGCCAGGGGACCCTCATCGGCGCGCTGCTCCTGGTCCAGTTCATCGGCATCCCCTGCAGCTTCCTGTTCGGCGCTCTCGCCAGCCGCATCGGGACGCGGCGCGGCATCGATCTCGCCCTCGGGGTCTACACGCTCATCGCCGTCTTCGGCTACTTCGTCCGCGAGGCGTGGCACTTCTGGGCGCTCGCGTTCGTGGTCGGCCTGGTCCAGGGCGGGGCGCAGGCGCTCAGCCGCTCCTTCTACGCCACCATGATCCCCCGGGCGAAGTCCTCGGAGTTCTTCGGATTCTTCAGCGTGTCCGAGCGTTTCGCCGGCATCGTGGGGCCCGCCGTTTTCGGGTTGGTGGGCATGCTCACCGGCTCCAGCCGGTTCGGGATCCTCGCCCTCATGGCGTTCTTCGTGAGCGGCATGGTCGTGTTGAGCCGCGTGGACGAGGCCGAGGGCCGGCGGGCGGCGGCCGCGGCGGATGCCGCTTTGTCGTCGTCGACATCGTCGGTCATCGGGCGCTGA
- the rsmA gene encoding ribosomal RNA small subunit methyltransferase A has protein sequence MRAKRSLGQNFLVDPNIQRKIVAALDLTPEDEVLEIGPGTGALTRHLAEQAGRVIAIEKDDELAARLQAEFADGTGVTIVHGDALETDLRTLVHDPARVKVVGNIPYNITSPLIFHLLESGLGAERIVIMVQREVADRILAAPGEKAYGALSVGVRTVADVKRLFHVGRGAFRPVPDVDSTVILITPHRPPRLSPEEQADLRTLTRVAFGWRRKQLQKILRSAEEYRVDPHDLEGVTGETGIEMDRRPETLTPDEFIALSRALRKRGYPRSAGAGREPETDV, from the coding sequence GTGCGGGCCAAACGCTCCCTGGGCCAGAACTTCCTGGTCGACCCCAACATCCAGCGCAAGATCGTGGCGGCGCTGGATCTCACACCCGAGGACGAGGTGCTCGAGATCGGCCCCGGCACCGGGGCGCTGACCCGGCACCTCGCCGAGCAGGCCGGGCGCGTCATCGCCATCGAGAAAGACGATGAACTCGCCGCGCGTCTCCAGGCCGAGTTCGCCGATGGGACGGGCGTGACCATCGTGCACGGCGACGCATTGGAGACCGACCTGCGCACGCTCGTCCACGATCCCGCGCGCGTCAAGGTCGTCGGCAACATTCCGTACAACATCACCTCGCCGCTGATCTTCCACCTGCTCGAGTCCGGACTGGGCGCAGAACGCATCGTCATCATGGTGCAGCGCGAGGTCGCGGACCGGATCCTCGCCGCACCAGGCGAGAAGGCCTACGGCGCACTCAGCGTCGGCGTGCGTACGGTCGCGGATGTGAAGCGGCTCTTCCACGTGGGCCGGGGCGCGTTCCGACCCGTTCCGGACGTGGATTCCACGGTGATCCTCATCACGCCGCACCGGCCGCCGCGGCTCTCGCCCGAGGAGCAAGCAGACCTGCGGACGTTGACGCGCGTCGCGTTCGGCTGGCGGCGCAAGCAGCTCCAGAAGATCCTCCGCTCCGCGGAGGAGTATCGGGTGGATCCCCACGACCTCGAGGGAGTGACGGGCGAGACGGGCATCGAGATGGACCGGAGGCCGGAGACGCTCACCCCGGATGAGTTCATCGCCCTCTCCCGCGCCCTGAGGAAGCGAGGCTATCCGCGCTCAGCGGGCGCGGGCCGGGAGCCGGAAACGGACGTGTAA
- a CDS encoding anti-sigma factor antagonist: protein MNFHVKKEADVVTIDVEGQLIVGNRQELKQKVLQELEGGARKFLIDFAKTGYIDSSGLGVLVSLSKKIREQGGELRLANLNEDLRTLFELTKLDTLFHISNSREEALASF, encoded by the coding sequence ATGAACTTCCACGTGAAGAAAGAGGCCGACGTCGTCACGATCGACGTCGAAGGTCAACTCATTGTCGGCAACCGCCAGGAGCTGAAGCAGAAGGTGCTCCAGGAGCTCGAGGGCGGGGCGCGCAAGTTCCTGATCGACTTCGCGAAGACGGGTTACATCGACTCGTCCGGCCTGGGCGTGCTGGTCAGCCTGTCCAAGAAGATCCGCGAACAGGGCGGCGAACTGCGCCTGGCCAACCTCAACGAGGACCTGCGGACGCTGTTCGAGCTGACCAAGCTCGATACGCTCTTCCACATCTCGAACAGCCGGGAGGAAGCGCTCGCTTCCTTCTGA
- a CDS encoding acyl-CoA dehydrogenase: METRAAVAPSEEERQVRELAHEFAAGELRPHVEVWDRERAIPAAVVGQLAELGFLGMAIPEEHGGMGFDAATFAAAVEELAWGEASVAMLVVRHAAAADLILRLGTEEQRARWLPAMARGETLAALAHWDTDDDAPATLEREGDALVLRGELARVTRARSTGLIVARAQVPGGGAGAVLVPADAPGVRVRESHTPLGLRPLEVVTAALEDVRLGPEAELAGAGVDPGAGDIGRLGAAAVAAGVARAALEHAAGYADVRQQFRRRIREFEGMQFKLADMAIRTTAAATLVRQAAAVPGARASATAKVAASEAAMWVATQAVQVFGGYGYMRDYPVEKLMRDAKATEILGGLNQALRRLIARELYRA, translated from the coding sequence ATGGAGACGCGTGCGGCCGTGGCGCCGAGCGAGGAAGAGCGGCAGGTCCGTGAGCTGGCGCACGAGTTCGCGGCGGGCGAGCTCAGGCCGCACGTCGAGGTGTGGGACCGCGAGCGGGCGATTCCCGCGGCCGTGGTCGGGCAGCTCGCGGAGCTGGGCTTCCTGGGGATGGCGATCCCCGAGGAGCACGGCGGGATGGGGTTCGACGCGGCGACGTTCGCCGCGGCGGTGGAGGAGCTGGCGTGGGGCGAGGCATCGGTGGCGATGCTGGTGGTGCGGCATGCGGCGGCGGCGGACCTGATCCTGCGGTTGGGGACGGAGGAGCAGCGGGCGCGCTGGCTGCCCGCGATGGCGCGGGGCGAGACGCTGGCGGCGCTGGCGCACTGGGACACGGACGACGACGCGCCGGCGACGCTGGAGCGCGAGGGCGATGCGCTCGTGTTGCGAGGTGAGCTGGCGCGGGTGACGCGCGCTCGGTCCACGGGTCTCATCGTGGCGCGGGCGCAGGTGCCGGGCGGGGGGGCTGGGGCGGTTCTGGTGCCGGCGGATGCGCCGGGCGTCCGGGTGCGCGAGAGCCACACTCCGCTCGGGCTGCGGCCGCTCGAGGTGGTGACCGCCGCGCTCGAGGACGTGCGCCTCGGCCCGGAGGCGGAGCTGGCGGGTGCGGGTGTGGACCCGGGCGCGGGGGACATCGGGCGGCTGGGCGCGGCGGCGGTGGCGGCCGGCGTAGCGCGGGCGGCGCTCGAGCACGCGGCCGGCTATGCGGACGTACGCCAGCAGTTCCGCAGACGGATCCGCGAGTTCGAGGGAATGCAGTTCAAGCTCGCGGACATGGCGATCCGCACCACGGCCGCGGCCACGCTGGTGCGTCAAGCGGCGGCCGTGCCGGGCGCCCGGGCGAGCGCGACGGCCAAGGTCGCCGCGAGCGAGGCCGCGATGTGGGTCGCCACCCAGGCGGTCCAGGTGTTCGGAGGATACGGGTACATGCGCGACTACCCGGTAGAGAAGCTCATGCGCGACGCCAAGGCCACCGAGATCCTCGGCGGGCTGAACCAGGCGCTGCGCCGGCTGATCGCACGGGAGCTGTACCGGGCATGA
- a CDS encoding 3-hydroxybutyryl-CoA dehydrogenase (converts (S)-3-hydroxybutanoyl-CoA to 3-acetoacetyl-CoA) translates to MAEVQRVTVVGAGTMGNGIAHVFAQHGYEVVLIDVAEDRLAAALDTIGKNLDRQIRKGVLPPEAREETLGRIRTATATDAAAGSGLIVEAVPEDPVLKGDVIRALDAVAGDGILASNTSSISITKLAALTRHPDRFVGMHFMNPVPVMQLVEVIRGLQTSDETAATVIEVAKRLGKTPVEVRDSPGFVSNRVLMPMINEAIFCLMEGVAGPEEIDAVMKLGMNHPIGPLALADLIGLDTCLAILEVLHRDLGDDKYRPCPLLRQYVAAGWLGRKTGRGFYRY, encoded by the coding sequence ATGGCGGAAGTGCAGCGTGTGACGGTCGTGGGCGCGGGGACGATGGGCAACGGCATCGCGCACGTCTTCGCGCAACACGGCTATGAGGTGGTGCTGATCGATGTCGCCGAGGACCGGCTGGCCGCGGCGCTCGACACGATCGGGAAGAACCTCGATCGCCAGATCCGGAAGGGAGTGTTGCCGCCCGAGGCGCGGGAAGAGACGCTCGGCCGCATCCGCACGGCGACCGCGACGGACGCCGCGGCGGGCTCCGGGCTGATCGTCGAGGCCGTGCCGGAAGACCCGGTGTTGAAGGGCGATGTCATCCGCGCGCTGGATGCCGTTGCGGGTGATGGGATCCTGGCGTCCAACACGTCATCCATCTCGATCACCAAGCTCGCGGCGTTGACGCGGCACCCGGACCGGTTCGTGGGTATGCACTTCATGAACCCGGTTCCGGTGATGCAGCTCGTGGAAGTGATCCGGGGGCTCCAGACCTCGGACGAGACGGCGGCGACGGTGATCGAGGTGGCCAAACGGCTCGGGAAGACGCCCGTCGAGGTACGCGACTCGCCCGGCTTCGTTTCGAACCGCGTGCTCATGCCGATGATCAACGAGGCGATCTTCTGCCTCATGGAAGGCGTGGCCGGGCCGGAAGAGATCGATGCGGTGATGAAGCTGGGGATGAACCATCCGATCGGTCCGCTGGCGTTGGCGGACCTCATCGGGCTGGACACGTGCCTGGCGATCCTCGAGGTGTTGCACCGGGATCTGGGGGACGACAAGTACCGGCCGTGTCCGCTGCTGCGGCAGTACGTGGCGGCCGGCTGGCTGGGGAGGAAGACGGGCCGCGGGTTCTACCGATACTGA
- a CDS encoding ATP-binding protein: MKVDYSIELPNDLRAIGRAVQQLVNRCREAGFDDDRLRLNLRVGVTEALANAMLYGNGRDPAKRVRVEANVTPEEVTVRVTDEGRGFDPEAVADPTLPGNRSRPYGRGIFLIRKLMDRVEFNERGNSITMVLLAGSRANRDRESR, encoded by the coding sequence ATGAAAGTGGATTACAGCATCGAGCTGCCGAACGACCTGCGCGCCATCGGCCGCGCGGTGCAGCAGCTCGTGAACCGGTGCCGCGAGGCTGGCTTCGACGACGACCGGCTGCGGCTGAACCTGCGGGTCGGCGTGACGGAGGCGCTGGCCAACGCGATGCTTTACGGGAACGGCCGCGATCCGGCGAAGCGCGTGCGCGTGGAAGCGAACGTCACCCCCGAGGAAGTGACGGTCCGCGTGACCGATGAAGGCCGCGGGTTCGACCCGGAGGCCGTCGCCGATCCGACGCTGCCCGGCAACCGCTCGCGGCCGTACGGCCGCGGGATCTTCCTGATCCGGAAGCTGATGGACCGCGTCGAGTTCAACGAGCGAGGCAACTCGATCACGATGGTCCTCCTCGCCGGCTCGCGCGCGAACAGGGATCGAGAGTCGCGGTGA
- a CDS encoding acetyl-CoA C-acyltransferase yields MADPRNTPVIVSAARTPIGRFMGALSPLSATDLGAVAVRAAVERAGIDPGEIDDVILGNVISAGLGQAPARQAAVRGGVPESVGAMTVSRVCGSGLQAVMLAAQAIKAGDARVILAGGMESMSNAPYYLRGYRQGVKFGNQELVDGLIHDGLWCSFVDCHMGGHAEYTAWKAGISREEADAFALASHRKAVAAQDAGKFQAEIVPVEVPGRRGSTVVDEDEPPRRDTSMEALSKLPPAFVKDKPPEVETPVVTAGNAPGLNDGAAALVITSQEYAEAHGLEILARINAYATGAVSPRELFFAPVRAVRRVMEKEGKTIGDYDLIEVNEAFAVQVLADGKELGWDWDRVNVHGGAIALGHPIGASGARILTTLLYALRDRGGQTGLATLCLGGGDAVALSVERI; encoded by the coding sequence ATGGCGGATCCGCGGAACACTCCGGTCATCGTGAGCGCTGCGCGGACACCGATCGGCCGGTTCATGGGCGCGCTCAGCCCGTTGTCGGCAACGGACCTCGGTGCCGTGGCGGTGCGTGCCGCCGTCGAGCGGGCCGGGATCGACCCCGGCGAGATCGATGACGTGATCCTGGGCAACGTCATCTCGGCGGGGCTCGGCCAGGCGCCCGCCCGGCAGGCGGCCGTGCGCGGCGGGGTGCCGGAGTCGGTGGGCGCGATGACGGTGAGCCGCGTCTGCGGCTCGGGGCTCCAGGCGGTGATGCTCGCCGCGCAGGCGATCAAGGCCGGCGACGCACGGGTGATCCTCGCCGGCGGCATGGAGTCCATGTCCAACGCGCCGTATTACCTGCGCGGCTACCGACAGGGCGTGAAGTTCGGCAACCAGGAGCTGGTGGACGGCCTGATCCACGACGGGCTGTGGTGCAGCTTCGTGGACTGCCACATGGGTGGGCATGCGGAGTACACCGCGTGGAAGGCCGGCATCAGCCGGGAGGAAGCGGACGCGTTCGCCCTGGCCTCGCACCGCAAGGCGGTCGCCGCGCAGGATGCGGGCAAGTTCCAGGCGGAGATCGTGCCGGTCGAGGTGCCGGGCCGGCGGGGCTCGACGGTGGTGGACGAGGACGAGCCGCCGCGGCGGGACACGTCCATGGAGGCGCTGTCGAAGCTGCCGCCGGCGTTCGTCAAGGACAAGCCGCCGGAGGTCGAGACGCCGGTGGTGACGGCCGGCAACGCGCCGGGGCTGAACGATGGCGCGGCGGCCCTGGTGATCACCAGCCAGGAGTACGCGGAGGCGCACGGCCTCGAGATCCTTGCGCGCATCAACGCGTACGCCACGGGCGCGGTGTCGCCGCGGGAGCTGTTCTTCGCGCCCGTGCGCGCGGTACGGCGCGTGATGGAGAAGGAAGGCAAGACGATCGGGGACTACGACCTGATCGAGGTGAACGAGGCGTTCGCGGTCCAGGTGCTCGCGGACGGCAAGGAGCTCGGCTGGGATTGGGACCGGGTGAACGTGCACGGGGGCGCCATCGCGCTGGGGCACCCGATCGGCGCGTCGGGCGCCCGGATCCTGACGACGCTCCTGTACGCGCTGCGAGACCGCGGCGGTCAGACCGGGCTCGCCACGCTCTGCCTGGGCGGCGGCGATGCCGTCGCCCTCTCGGTGGAGCGGATCTGA